In Treponema sp. OMZ 798, the following proteins share a genomic window:
- the gatC gene encoding Asp-tRNA(Asn)/Glu-tRNA(Gln) amidotransferase subunit GatC, with protein sequence MEKKSNKISKEVFSTLLYLSRLSLGKEEENRLAGQVNNLVGYFEILDKFADSNLDSSMYAKHDESTLRSDEVKEGLAQKDLKKMTSEYMDNYFRVPKVLGSGA encoded by the coding sequence ATGGAAAAGAAAAGCAATAAAATATCAAAAGAGGTGTTTTCGACTCTTTTGTATCTTTCCCGTCTTTCTTTGGGAAAAGAAGAAGAAAACCGCTTAGCCGGACAGGTAAATAACTTGGTAGGTTATTTTGAAATTTTGGATAAATTTGCCGACAGTAACTTGGATTCGTCAATGTATGCAAAACACGATGAATCAACCTTACGCTCCGATGAAGTAAAAGAAGGTCTTGCTCAAAAGGACTTAAAAAAGATGACCTCGGAATATATGGACAATTATTTTAGGGTTCCAAAGGTTTTGGGGTCGGGAGCTTAG